Proteins encoded in a region of the Catenulispora sp. EB89 genome:
- a CDS encoding carbohydrate ABC transporter permease, translating to MSTDTAARAVSSGSASSPDASRAARKAARRAAAARESVPVRLYGLRRGTTTLLTLVCAGFAVFILAPLVWLLINSTKTQANVYQSSGFWFARPFRLFQNLAGLGKNISGAGVYLRWLENTLLYAVVGAVGATVLSALAGYGFSRFRFRGGNALFYLVMSTLLVPITSIALPLFLVYAKVGLVNSVWGMILPSMVSPVGIYLMRTFIDATVPQDLLDAARIDGAGEVRVFCRVALPLMVPGLLTVLLLTVVAVWNNYFLPLMLFSRSDLYPLTVGLSSLSQAAETGTKAELVPVLITGGLVTVLPLIALFLILEKYFRGGALQGSVTG from the coding sequence ATGAGCACTGACACGGCAGCACGCGCTGTCTCGTCAGGTAGCGCGTCTTCCCCCGATGCGTCCCGCGCGGCGCGGAAGGCCGCTCGGCGAGCGGCGGCGGCCCGAGAGAGCGTGCCGGTGCGCCTTTACGGGCTGCGCCGTGGAACGACGACGCTGCTGACCCTGGTGTGCGCGGGCTTCGCGGTGTTCATTCTGGCGCCCCTGGTCTGGCTGCTGATCAACTCCACCAAGACCCAGGCCAACGTCTACCAGAGCTCCGGCTTCTGGTTCGCCCGCCCGTTCCGGCTGTTCCAGAACCTCGCCGGTCTGGGCAAGAACATCAGCGGCGCTGGAGTCTATCTGCGCTGGCTGGAGAACACGCTGCTGTACGCGGTCGTCGGCGCCGTCGGGGCCACCGTGTTGTCGGCGCTGGCCGGCTACGGGTTCTCCCGGTTCCGGTTCCGCGGCGGCAACGCGCTGTTCTACCTGGTGATGTCCACGCTGCTGGTGCCGATCACGTCGATCGCGCTGCCGCTGTTCCTGGTCTACGCGAAGGTCGGCCTGGTCAACTCGGTCTGGGGCATGATCCTGCCGAGCATGGTCTCCCCGGTGGGCATCTATCTGATGCGCACGTTCATCGACGCCACGGTGCCCCAGGACCTGCTCGACGCGGCACGCATCGACGGGGCGGGCGAGGTGCGCGTCTTCTGCCGGGTTGCGCTGCCGCTGATGGTGCCCGGACTGCTCACGGTCCTGCTGCTGACCGTCGTGGCCGTGTGGAACAACTACTTCCTGCCGCTGATGCTGTTCAGCCGCAGCGACCTCTACCCGCTGACCGTCGGCCTGTCCTCGCTGTCGCAGGCTGCGGAGACCGGCACGAAGGCCGAGCTGGTCCCGGTCCTCATCACCGGCGGCCTGGTCACCGTGCTGCCCCTCATCGCGCTGTTTCTGATCCTGGAGAAGTACTTCCGGGGCGGGGCGTTGCAGGGCAGCGTCACCGGCTGA
- a CDS encoding glycoside hydrolase family 2 protein: MSLVRPEYPRPHFDRSHAWTSLNGAWDFARDGERGPWSEQIVVPFAWETEASGVGAHWLEYGWYRREISVPRDWAGQRVVLHFGAVHHLATVWVNGVSVGEHEGGYTPFEFDITDALDGGSDAMVMVRVWAPADKREIVHGKQRSIPRDDYDDCAFTPSSGIWQPVWLEARPATHVSGVALAPADTLDAITATVSVAGPHSVGARVEVGISGISGIVGASSVTVEVTDPTAPLQVTLPIDAPRRWSPDDPHLYEVEVRLESADGTDRVASSTGLRRVEVRGDQILLNGERLYVRGVLDQGYWPRTGITAPDDEAFVTDLELARTDGFNLVRKHLKLEDPRFLHHADRLGMLVWAEPASTGIFTPDSVARFEAQIEPMVRRDGNHPSIVIWGLYNEEWGLDWDVVADPAKQEAVRRAYEQLKELDPSRPAVDNSGWSHVATDLVDWHIYDETPAGWAAKMRALLDEGAESFPVGLGPGRVVDKVLMAAKSGPTPELPNLNSEFGGGKTSVERGWNLRWQTLELRRRDMLSGYVWTELYDIEHEMAGIHTFHREDKDTGANRPDATNADTVVVPELSPVAPGRDVVGVRPGGEVAFDVRISHHGGSAVEAAVLPAWSAALGDYDADAVSEIARGGGPWLQNTVKVHPFRLSEPLRITETMPADRAAARLHLLVVAAGRIIGSTVVDVTG, translated from the coding sequence GTGTCTCTCGTCCGCCCCGAGTACCCTCGGCCGCATTTCGACCGCTCGCACGCCTGGACCAGCCTGAACGGCGCGTGGGATTTCGCTCGGGATGGTGAGCGCGGGCCCTGGTCCGAGCAGATCGTCGTGCCGTTCGCCTGGGAGACCGAGGCCTCGGGCGTGGGTGCGCACTGGCTGGAGTACGGCTGGTACCGGCGCGAGATCTCGGTGCCGCGGGACTGGGCCGGCCAGCGGGTCGTCCTGCACTTCGGCGCGGTGCACCACCTCGCCACGGTGTGGGTGAACGGCGTGTCGGTGGGGGAGCACGAGGGCGGATACACCCCCTTCGAGTTCGACATCACCGACGCGCTCGACGGCGGGTCGGACGCGATGGTGATGGTCCGGGTGTGGGCGCCGGCGGACAAGCGGGAGATCGTCCACGGCAAGCAGCGCAGCATCCCGCGCGACGACTACGACGACTGCGCCTTCACCCCGAGCAGCGGCATCTGGCAGCCGGTGTGGCTGGAGGCCCGCCCGGCGACCCACGTGTCGGGAGTCGCCCTGGCCCCGGCCGACACGCTCGACGCGATCACGGCCACGGTTTCGGTCGCCGGACCGCACAGCGTGGGCGCTCGGGTCGAGGTCGGGATCTCCGGGATCTCCGGGATCGTCGGCGCGTCGTCCGTCACCGTCGAGGTGACCGACCCGACCGCGCCGCTCCAGGTGACGCTGCCGATCGACGCACCGCGCCGGTGGAGCCCCGACGATCCACACCTGTACGAGGTCGAAGTGCGGCTGGAGTCGGCGGACGGCACCGACCGGGTGGCGTCCAGTACCGGGCTGCGCCGCGTCGAGGTGCGCGGGGACCAGATCCTGCTCAACGGCGAGCGCCTGTACGTGCGCGGCGTGCTGGACCAGGGCTACTGGCCGCGTACCGGCATCACCGCGCCGGACGACGAAGCCTTCGTCACCGACCTCGAACTGGCCCGCACGGACGGGTTCAACCTGGTCCGCAAGCATCTCAAGCTGGAGGACCCCCGCTTCCTGCACCACGCGGACCGGCTGGGCATGCTGGTGTGGGCCGAGCCCGCCAGCACCGGCATCTTCACCCCGGACTCCGTCGCCCGCTTCGAGGCGCAGATCGAGCCGATGGTGCGCCGCGACGGCAACCACCCGAGCATCGTGATCTGGGGGCTGTACAACGAGGAGTGGGGGCTGGACTGGGACGTCGTGGCGGACCCGGCGAAGCAGGAGGCGGTCCGGCGTGCGTACGAGCAGCTCAAAGAGCTGGACCCGAGCCGCCCGGCCGTCGACAACTCCGGCTGGTCGCACGTGGCCACCGACCTGGTCGACTGGCACATCTACGACGAGACGCCGGCCGGCTGGGCCGCCAAGATGCGCGCCCTGCTCGACGAGGGCGCGGAGAGCTTCCCGGTCGGGCTCGGGCCCGGCCGGGTCGTCGACAAGGTGCTGATGGCGGCGAAGTCCGGTCCGACGCCGGAGCTGCCGAACCTGAACAGCGAGTTCGGTGGCGGCAAGACCAGCGTGGAGCGCGGGTGGAACCTGCGCTGGCAGACCCTTGAGCTGCGGCGTCGCGACATGCTGTCCGGCTACGTGTGGACCGAGCTCTACGACATCGAACACGAGATGGCCGGCATCCACACCTTCCACCGCGAGGACAAGGACACCGGGGCGAACCGGCCGGACGCGACCAACGCCGATACCGTCGTCGTCCCCGAGCTCAGCCCGGTCGCGCCGGGCCGGGACGTGGTCGGCGTCCGACCCGGCGGCGAGGTGGCGTTCGACGTGCGGATCTCGCATCACGGCGGTTCGGCGGTCGAGGCGGCGGTGCTGCCGGCGTGGAGCGCGGCGCTGGGGGACTACGACGCCGACGCCGTTTCCGAGATCGCGCGCGGAGGAGGGCCCTGGTTGCAGAATACTGTCAAAGTGCATCCCTTCCGGCTCAGCGAGCCCCTGCGCATCACCGAGACCATGCCCGCGGACCGCGCCGCCGCGCGGCTGCACCTGCTGGTCGTCGCGGCGGGACGGATCATCGGGAGCACCGTCGTGGACGTCACGGGGTAA